The following coding sequences lie in one Betaproteobacteria bacterium genomic window:
- a CDS encoding glycine C-acetyltransferase: protein MSDLFYQHLAATLEQIRSDGFFKNERQIATPQNSTIKLASGAEVINFCANNYLGLADDARLIAAAKRGLDEYGFGMASVRFICGTQTSHRELEGAIAAFLGTEDGILYSSCFDANAGLFETLLGEEDAVISDELNHASIIDGVRLCKAKRFRYRNNDMADLETQLQAADAAGARFKLIATDGVFSMDGIIANVKGICDLADKYDARVMVDDSHAVGFIGAHGRGTPEFCGVADRIDIYTGTLGKALGGASGGYIAGRQPAIDLLRQRSRPYLFSNSLAPSIVAASLAVLKLLRSDEGAELRTRVNANGAHFRREMSRLGFKLVPGQHPIVPVMLGDAQLASRMADALLEEGIYVIGFSFPVVPKGKARIRTQMSAAHTSEQIDRAVAAFAKVGKSLGAI, encoded by the coding sequence ATGAGCGACTTGTTTTATCAGCATCTGGCCGCAACGCTTGAACAAATTCGCAGTGACGGATTTTTCAAAAATGAGCGCCAGATCGCCACGCCTCAAAACTCGACCATCAAACTGGCATCGGGAGCCGAGGTCATCAATTTCTGCGCCAACAATTACCTGGGCCTGGCAGATGACGCGCGCCTGATTGCCGCCGCGAAGCGGGGGCTTGACGAATACGGTTTCGGGATGGCGTCGGTTCGTTTCATTTGCGGCACGCAGACCAGTCATCGCGAGCTGGAAGGCGCCATCGCGGCGTTCCTGGGAACCGAGGATGGGATTCTGTATTCATCCTGCTTCGATGCCAACGCCGGCCTGTTCGAGACGCTGCTCGGTGAAGAAGATGCCGTGATCAGTGATGAACTCAATCACGCCAGCATCATCGATGGCGTGCGTCTGTGCAAAGCCAAGCGCTTCCGCTATCGCAACAACGACATGGCCGATCTCGAAACGCAGTTACAGGCGGCCGATGCCGCTGGCGCGCGCTTCAAGCTTATCGCCACCGATGGCGTCTTTTCCATGGACGGCATCATCGCCAACGTGAAAGGCATTTGCGATCTCGCAGACAAATACGACGCGCGGGTGATGGTCGATGATTCTCATGCGGTCGGCTTCATCGGTGCGCACGGACGTGGCACGCCGGAGTTCTGTGGCGTGGCGGATCGCATCGATATCTATACCGGTACGCTCGGCAAGGCGCTGGGCGGCGCATCGGGCGGCTACATTGCCGGCCGGCAGCCGGCCATTGACTTGCTGCGGCAGCGCTCACGACCGTACCTGTTTTCCAATTCACTGGCGCCATCGATTGTGGCGGCGTCGCTCGCGGTGCTGAAGTTGTTGCGATCCGATGAAGGCGCTGAACTGCGAACGCGCGTCAATGCCAACGGCGCTCATTTTCGCCGCGAGATGTCGCGGCTGGGCTTTAAGCTGGTGCCCGGGCAACATCCCATCGTGCCGGTCATGCTCGGTGATGCGCAACTCGCGAGTCGAATGGCGGACGCGCTGCTGGAGGAAGGAATCTATGTCATCGGTTTCAGCTTTCCCGTGGTGCCAAAAGGCAAGGCACGCATCCGCACGCAAATGTCGGCTGCGCATACGTCGGAGCAGATTGATCGCGCGGTGGCAGCCTTTGCCAAGGTGGGCAAATCACTTGGTGCAATCTAG
- a CDS encoding YceI family protein: MKTLPSSLIAALIAFVAFVSTNASATEYSAVQAEKSSLTFIGKQMGVAVTGRFPKFTAQVAFDPARPESGKVSISIDLASIDAGSKDANDEVVGKEWFNARMFPTATFVSSSLRSLGGGKYEVAGPLTIKGKSQPVAATFAFKAEGNSGIFDGGFIVKRIDFSVGEGAWTDVSMVANDVQINFHVVAAASATPASTKAVAAPKSK; the protein is encoded by the coding sequence ATGAAAACATTGCCTTCCTCTCTGATTGCTGCACTGATTGCCTTCGTCGCATTCGTGTCGACAAACGCAAGCGCCACCGAGTATTCAGCCGTGCAGGCCGAAAAATCCAGCCTGACCTTCATCGGCAAACAGATGGGTGTCGCGGTCACCGGGCGCTTTCCAAAGTTCACCGCGCAGGTGGCGTTCGATCCCGCCCGGCCCGAGTCCGGCAAGGTCAGCATCAGCATTGACCTCGCCAGCATCGACGCCGGCTCCAAGGACGCCAACGATGAAGTCGTCGGCAAGGAGTGGTTCAACGCGCGCATGTTTCCGACAGCGACGTTTGTTTCGTCGAGCCTGAGATCGCTGGGCGGCGGCAAGTATGAAGTCGCCGGGCCACTGACCATCAAGGGCAAATCGCAGCCGGTCGCCGCCACATTCGCGTTCAAGGCTGAAGGCAACAGCGGAATATTTGACGGCGGCTTTATCGTGAAGCGCATCGATTTTTCCGTCGGCGAAGGCGCATGGACCGATGTATCGATGGTCGCCAACGATGTCCAGATCAATTTTCACGTCGTGGCGGCGGCATCCGCCACACCCGCGAGCACGAAAGCGGTCGCAGCACCGAAGTCGAAGTAA
- a CDS encoding N-acetylmuramoyl-L-alanine amidase — MLTPAMSRSNALRARLVLFISVCALAGCAARAEFHAAKVENRIITVSQWGGTPADESVARKHSVTRITLHHQGEAFPRGRDAAQYLRNLQLWSRNTQKWLDIPYHYVIDLDGNIYAGRDIRFAGDTNTEYDPTGHALIELVGNYEEAEPSQFQLDAIVELMTLLAAKYAIPVDAIKGHKDFSTQTVCPGKNLYRYLENGYFQQRVSANLATRR, encoded by the coding sequence ATGCTCACCCCTGCAATGAGCCGATCAAATGCATTGCGTGCGCGGCTCGTGCTGTTCATCTCTGTGTGTGCGTTGGCGGGTTGTGCTGCGCGCGCGGAATTCCACGCGGCCAAGGTTGAAAACAGAATAATCACGGTTAGCCAGTGGGGCGGAACACCGGCGGATGAATCGGTGGCGCGCAAACATTCCGTTACCCGTATCACGCTGCATCATCAGGGTGAGGCGTTCCCGCGCGGACGTGACGCCGCGCAGTATTTGCGAAATTTGCAGTTGTGGTCCCGCAACACGCAGAAATGGCTGGACATTCCGTACCATTACGTCATCGATCTCGACGGCAATATTTACGCGGGCCGCGACATCCGGTTTGCGGGTGACACCAACACCGAATATGACCCGACCGGTCATGCCCTCATCGAATTGGTCGGCAATTATGAGGAGGCGGAGCCGAGTCAATTTCAGCTTGATGCGATCGTCGAACTAATGACCTTGCTTGCGGCAAAATATGCCATTCCCGTCGACGCCATCAAGGGCCACAAGGATTTTTCGACTCAAACCGTCTGTCCGGGAAAGAATCTGTATCGCTATCTGGAAAATGGCTACTTCCAGCAGCGGGTTAGCGCGAACCTTGCAACACGGCGTTAG
- the tdh gene encoding L-threonine 3-dehydrogenase codes for MRALAKLERGPGLTMTKVKKPTVGHNDVMIRIRKTAICGTDIHIWKWDEWAQKTIPVPMHVGHEYVGEIVEMGQEVRGFEIGDRVSGEGHITCGHCRNCRAGRRHLCRNTTGVGVNREGCFADFLVIPAFNAFKIPEGISDDLAAIFDPYGNATHTALSFNLVGEDVLITGAGPIGIMAAAIARHVGARHVVITDVNDYRLGLATRMGATRAVNVTKTPLKDVMAELGMVEGFDVGMEMSGVPSAFQSLLENMNHGGKVALLGIPPSNTPIDWNQVIFKGLEIKGVYGREMFETWYKMVAMLQSGLNLAPILTHEFAVEDFEKGFAAMLSGQSGKVILNWA; via the coding sequence ATGAGAGCACTTGCGAAACTCGAACGCGGTCCCGGCCTCACGATGACCAAGGTAAAAAAGCCGACCGTCGGCCACAACGACGTCATGATCCGTATCCGGAAAACCGCCATCTGCGGCACTGACATTCACATCTGGAAATGGGATGAGTGGGCGCAGAAGACGATTCCGGTGCCGATGCACGTCGGCCACGAATACGTCGGTGAGATCGTCGAGATGGGACAGGAGGTTCGCGGCTTCGAGATTGGCGACAGGGTATCCGGAGAAGGTCACATCACCTGCGGCCATTGCCGTAATTGTCGCGCGGGTCGCCGGCATCTTTGCCGCAACACGACTGGTGTGGGCGTCAATCGCGAGGGGTGCTTCGCCGACTTTCTGGTGATCCCCGCCTTCAACGCTTTCAAGATTCCCGAGGGCATCAGCGACGATCTTGCCGCAATTTTCGATCCCTATGGCAATGCCACCCATACCGCGTTGTCTTTCAATCTCGTCGGCGAGGATGTGCTGATCACGGGTGCAGGACCAATCGGCATAATGGCCGCGGCCATTGCCCGTCATGTCGGTGCGCGCCATGTGGTGATCACGGATGTCAACGATTATCGTCTGGGTTTGGCAACAAGGATGGGCGCGACGCGCGCTGTGAACGTCACCAAGACGCCGCTGAAGGATGTGATGGCCGAACTGGGCATGGTCGAGGGATTCGACGTTGGCATGGAGATGTCCGGCGTGCCATCGGCGTTTCAGAGCCTGCTCGAGAATATGAACCACGGGGGCAAGGTCGCGCTGCTCGGCATTCCGCCGTCGAATACGCCCATCGACTGGAACCAGGTCATTTTCAAGGGACTCGAGATCAAGGGCGTGTATGGCCGTGAAATGTTTGAGACCTGGTACAAGATGGTGGCGATGTTACAGAGCGGACTCAATCTCGCCCCGATTCTCACCCACGAATTTGCGGTCGAAGACTTCGAAAAGGGCTTTGCCGCCATGCTTTCCGGGCAATCGGGAAAGGTCATTCTCAACTGGGCGTGA
- a CDS encoding polyisoprenoid-binding protein, translated as MKRIAILAVTALTAGLSIPAFAAPDTYVIDGGHTFPKFEYSHFGYSLQQSRFDKTSGKITLDRAAKTGSVDITIDTKSVNTGYDVFNGHLKGDGFFDVEKFPTITYKSTGVKFVGDKPVAIDGNLTVKGITKPVTLTVTAFNCMPHPMLKKDACGANASAKVKRSEFDLAKYVPNVGDEVTLSIAVEAIRE; from the coding sequence ATGAAACGTATCGCCATCCTCGCCGTTACTGCCCTCACCGCCGGCCTCAGCATTCCGGCATTTGCCGCCCCGGACACTTACGTGATCGATGGCGGACACACCTTTCCGAAATTCGAGTACAGCCACTTTGGCTATTCGCTGCAGCAAAGCCGCTTCGACAAGACCAGCGGCAAGATCACGCTAGACCGTGCGGCCAAAACCGGTTCCGTCGATATCACCATCGACACCAAGTCGGTCAACACTGGCTATGACGTATTCAACGGCCACTTGAAGGGCGATGGCTTCTTTGATGTCGAGAAATTCCCGACCATTACCTACAAATCGACGGGTGTCAAATTCGTCGGTGACAAACCAGTCGCCATCGACGGCAACCTGACCGTCAAAGGCATCACCAAGCCGGTAACGCTGACGGTGACCGCATTCAATTGCATGCCGCATCCCATGCTGAAAAAAGATGCGTGCGGCGCCAACGCAAGCGCCAAGGTCAAGCGTTCGGAATTCGATCTCGCCAAATACGTGCCGAATGTCGGCGATGAAGTCACGCTCAGCATCGCGGTTGAGGCGATCCGCGAATAA
- a CDS encoding GNAT family N-acetyltransferase, which produces MAIQVWLHTYATDGISSTIAQYVLAEFTPERFRAMLTRPAANILVAEMGVSLVGYAVVDVGASCAEAASATAELATLYVQAHFIGKGAGSALLKHAEAVAVQRTGHPLWLKVNARNNKAIAFYARRGYNRIGVAYFSLGGNEHENLVLIGSAATIAP; this is translated from the coding sequence CTGGCCATTCAGGTATGGTTGCACACCTATGCGACCGACGGAATTTCTTCCACGATTGCACAATATGTGCTTGCCGAGTTCACGCCCGAGAGATTTCGGGCGATGCTCACGCGGCCTGCCGCGAACATTCTCGTTGCCGAGATGGGTGTCAGTCTCGTCGGCTATGCGGTTGTGGATGTCGGCGCGTCGTGCGCGGAGGCGGCAAGCGCCACGGCAGAACTTGCAACGCTTTATGTACAGGCGCACTTCATCGGCAAGGGCGCGGGTTCTGCGCTACTCAAGCACGCCGAAGCGGTGGCGGTTCAGCGGACGGGCCATCCGCTCTGGCTCAAGGTCAATGCCAGAAACAACAAGGCAATCGCGTTTTATGCGCGGCGTGGCTATAACAGAATTGGCGTTGCCTACTTTTCGCTTGGCGGTAATGAACATGAAAATCTTGTGCTCATCGGCAGCGCCGCGACAATTGCGCCGTGA
- a CDS encoding DUF1415 domain-containing protein produces the protein MQPDTLNNTSIIAATTAWLERAVIGLNLCPFAKAVHVKKQIRYAVCRAETPDELLETLVRELQFLADADPALIDTTLLIHPFVFADFLEYNDYLDVFDAVIGELGLEGELQIASLHPRYQFANTDAEDITNFTNRSPFPTLHLLREASVDRAVAAFPEAEDIFEKNILTMRGLGKAGWDKLKL, from the coding sequence ATGCAACCCGATACGTTGAACAACACGAGCATCATTGCCGCCACGACCGCCTGGCTGGAGCGCGCCGTGATCGGTCTCAACCTCTGCCCATTCGCCAAGGCCGTGCATGTAAAAAAGCAGATTCGCTATGCCGTCTGCCGCGCCGAAACACCCGATGAATTGCTGGAGACCCTGGTCCGCGAACTTCAGTTTCTGGCGGACGCCGATCCTGCGCTGATCGACACCACGTTGCTCATACATCCTTTCGTGTTCGCGGATTTTCTCGAGTACAACGATTATCTGGACGTTTTCGACGCGGTGATAGGTGAACTGGGTCTGGAAGGCGAATTGCAGATCGCCAGTCTGCATCCGCGGTATCAGTTTGCCAATACGGACGCGGAAGACATCACTAATTTCACCAATCGTTCGCCATTCCCAACGTTGCACTTGTTGCGCGAGGCAAGCGTGGACCGCGCGGTTGCGGCTTTTCCGGAGGCGGAGGATATTTTCGAGAAAAATATTCTGACGATGCGCGGCTTGGGAAAGGCAGGCTGGGACAAGCTGAAGTTATGA
- a CDS encoding EamA family transporter — protein MPAHVLPLRHFLLALAVVAIWGTNFVVIKLALGHLPPLLFGALRFTLAALPIVFFLPRPAASWRNLAAYGLLIGVGQFGLLFIAMNGRISPGLASLVIQTQVLFTIFLSMRISHEHVKPMQWVALALAMTGIGVIGAHTDGTTTIAGLALILIAAASWAGGNMVNKQAGRVNMVAYVAWSSLFAAPPLFALSLMFEGWPAISAGLQEADLGTWAAVLWQTIGNSLFGYAVWGWLLGRYPAATVTPMALLVPVFGMAASSWWLGESMPAWKFIAMALVMGDWPSIC, from the coding sequence ATGCCTGCCCACGTCCTCCCACTGCGTCATTTCCTGCTGGCGCTTGCGGTGGTCGCCATCTGGGGCACCAATTTTGTCGTCATCAAACTGGCGCTTGGCCACCTGCCGCCGCTGCTGTTTGGTGCATTGCGATTCACGCTTGCCGCATTGCCGATCGTATTTTTTCTGCCGCGACCGGCGGCGTCGTGGCGCAATCTGGCGGCATACGGACTCTTGATCGGCGTTGGCCAATTTGGCCTGTTATTTATCGCCATGAACGGCCGTATTTCTCCGGGACTCGCCTCGCTGGTAATCCAGACGCAAGTGTTGTTCACCATTTTCCTGTCGATGCGCATTTCTCATGAGCACGTGAAACCGATGCAGTGGGTGGCGCTGGCATTGGCGATGACGGGAATCGGTGTCATCGGAGCACACACCGACGGCACCACCACCATTGCCGGGCTGGCCCTGATCCTGATCGCGGCCGCCAGTTGGGCGGGCGGGAACATGGTCAACAAGCAGGCGGGCAGGGTGAACATGGTGGCTTATGTGGCGTGGTCCAGCCTGTTTGCCGCGCCACCTTTATTTGCGCTGTCGTTGATGTTTGAGGGCTGGCCGGCCATTTCCGCCGGATTGCAGGAAGCCGACCTCGGTACGTGGGCCGCCGTGCTTTGGCAAACGATCGGAAATTCGCTGTTCGGTTATGCGGTCTGGGGTTGGTTGCTGGGCCGCTATCCGGCGGCGACGGTGACGCCGATGGCGTTACTCGTGCCCGTGTTCGGCATGGCGGCGTCGAGCTGGTGGCTGGGCGAATCGATGCCGGCATGGAAGTTCATCGCCATGGCGCTGGTCATGGGGGATTGGCCATCAATTTGTTGA
- a CDS encoding acyl-CoA dehydrogenase family protein encodes MIERTLFTTEHEAFRDSFRRFLDREVAPFHADWEEQGYVDRAVWNKAGENGFLCTSMPEEYGGAGADKLFSVIEMEELGRSGFSGIGYSLHSEIVAPYILHYGTESQKKKYLPKLASGEMVSAIAMSEPAAGSDLQGVKTSAIRKGDTYLLNGSKTFITNGWHADLVVVVAKTNPAEGSKGTSLFLVERGMPGFETGKRLKKVGLKAQDTAELFFNDVKVPVENLLGGEAFENRGFICLMEQLPWERLQIAITAVASAQAAIDWTSAYVKERKAFGQAVANFQNTRFKLAEMQTEVQIAQVFLDKCIELLMVDKLDTASASMAKYWTTDLQCKVIDECVQLHGGYGYMWEYPIARAYADARVQRIYGGTNEIMKEVISRSMGLARR; translated from the coding sequence ATGATTGAACGAACACTTTTCACCACCGAGCACGAAGCGTTTCGCGACAGCTTTCGCCGTTTCCTGGACCGCGAGGTGGCGCCCTTTCATGCAGATTGGGAAGAGCAGGGCTATGTGGATCGCGCGGTCTGGAACAAGGCAGGTGAGAATGGCTTCCTGTGCACGAGCATGCCGGAGGAATACGGCGGTGCCGGTGCCGACAAATTGTTCTCCGTGATCGAAATGGAAGAACTCGGGCGCTCGGGCTTTTCGGGGATCGGCTACTCGCTGCATAGCGAAATAGTCGCGCCCTATATCCTGCATTACGGAACGGAATCGCAGAAGAAAAAGTATCTGCCGAAGCTTGCCAGCGGCGAGATGGTGAGTGCAATTGCCATGAGCGAGCCGGCAGCCGGATCGGATTTGCAGGGCGTAAAAACGAGTGCAATCAGGAAGGGCGACACTTATTTGCTGAACGGCTCCAAAACGTTCATTACCAACGGGTGGCACGCCGACCTCGTGGTTGTTGTCGCGAAAACCAACCCGGCCGAGGGGTCGAAAGGCACCAGTCTGTTTCTGGTGGAGCGCGGCATGCCCGGGTTTGAGACTGGAAAGCGGCTGAAGAAAGTTGGCTTGAAAGCCCAGGACACGGCAGAATTGTTTTTCAACGACGTCAAGGTGCCGGTCGAAAATTTGCTGGGTGGCGAGGCATTTGAGAACCGGGGATTCATCTGCCTGATGGAACAGCTGCCTTGGGAGCGCCTGCAAATCGCCATCACGGCGGTCGCGAGTGCGCAAGCCGCCATCGACTGGACCAGCGCCTACGTGAAGGAGCGAAAAGCCTTTGGCCAGGCCGTGGCGAACTTCCAGAACACGCGATTCAAACTGGCCGAGATGCAGACCGAAGTGCAGATCGCGCAAGTGTTTCTCGACAAGTGCATCGAGCTGCTGATGGTGGACAAACTCGATACCGCCAGCGCCTCAATGGCCAAGTATTGGACCACCGACCTGCAATGCAAGGTGATCGACGAATGCGTGCAGCTTCACGGCGGCTATGGCTACATGTGGGAGTACCCGATTGCGCGCGCGTACGCCGACGCTCGCGTGCAGCGCATTTACGGGGGTACCAACGAGATCATGAAGGAAGTGATCAGCCGCTCAATGGGGCTTGCGCGCCGATGA
- a CDS encoding sodium:solute symporter has translation MSPHLLFFFVIAYFLLLLAVAWVTSRNSNNDSFFIGNRNSNWMLVAFGMVGTSLSGVTFISVPGAVGTTAFTYFQIVLGQSLGYCVIAFVLLPIYYRLNVTSIYHYLDTRLGRRAYKTGAAFFILSRTLGATARLYLVVKILQDAILDGLHVPFWLTALIIIVMILLYTYEGGVKTIVWTDTLQTTCMLLGLVICVIYLLDGMKLSFLESLAQMDSRGLSTVFVTDINSKQFWLKQILAGMFIAIAMTGMDQEMMQKNISVKTLGDSQKNIITLSIIMLGVVLLFLFLGGLLYLYAPAVGVAATGDKIFPAIVLGHLPAFVQVIFIIALISALFPSADGAITALTSSFCIDILGMKRREDMNEAQKKTLRQRVHLTFAALFLLLIMVFKWADNPSMIGLILKLASYTYGPLLGLFAFGILTRRTINDRLAPGVALAAPLICLGIDTWQAALFGNYRVGLELLIINGAITFAGLWMISKSGGRDRKLNAETECSPLQ, from the coding sequence ATGTCACCGCACCTCCTGTTTTTCTTCGTCATCGCCTATTTCCTGCTCCTGCTCGCCGTGGCGTGGGTAACGTCGCGGAATTCGAACAACGACAGCTTCTTCATCGGCAACCGGAACAGCAACTGGATGCTGGTTGCGTTCGGAATGGTGGGCACGTCGCTGAGTGGCGTGACCTTTATCAGCGTGCCGGGCGCCGTGGGCACGACCGCATTCACCTATTTCCAGATCGTCCTTGGGCAGTCGCTGGGCTATTGCGTGATTGCGTTTGTGCTGCTGCCGATTTACTACCGGCTCAATGTGACGTCGATCTATCATTATCTCGATACGCGCCTCGGACGTCGTGCTTACAAGACCGGTGCGGCGTTCTTCATATTGTCACGCACGCTGGGTGCGACCGCGCGGCTTTACTTGGTGGTAAAGATTTTGCAGGACGCCATCCTCGATGGCTTGCATGTGCCGTTCTGGCTGACCGCTCTGATCATCATCGTCATGATTCTGCTCTACACCTACGAGGGCGGCGTGAAGACCATTGTCTGGACCGACACGCTGCAGACTACTTGCATGCTGCTCGGACTGGTGATCTGCGTGATCTATTTGCTGGACGGCATGAAGCTGTCGTTCCTGGAGAGTCTTGCGCAGATGGACAGCCGCGGCCTTTCAACCGTTTTCGTCACCGACATCAACAGCAAACAGTTCTGGCTGAAGCAGATTCTTGCCGGCATGTTTATCGCGATCGCCATGACCGGGATGGATCAGGAGATGATGCAGAAGAATATTTCCGTGAAAACCCTTGGGGATTCGCAGAAGAACATCATCACGCTTTCCATCATCATGCTCGGCGTGGTGTTGCTGTTCCTGTTTCTGGGCGGATTGCTTTATCTGTACGCCCCGGCGGTGGGCGTCGCCGCGACAGGCGACAAAATCTTCCCGGCCATCGTGCTTGGTCACCTTCCCGCGTTTGTGCAGGTGATTTTCATCATCGCGTTGATCTCGGCCCTGTTTCCCAGCGCGGATGGCGCCATCACCGCGCTTACCTCGAGTTTTTGTATCGACATACTCGGCATGAAGCGCCGTGAGGACATGAACGAAGCGCAAAAGAAGACATTGCGTCAGCGCGTCCATCTCACCTTTGCGGCGCTGTTCCTGCTGCTGATCATGGTCTTCAAGTGGGCCGACAATCCAAGCATGATCGGGCTCATCCTGAAACTCGCCAGCTACACCTATGGCCCGCTACTTGGTTTGTTTGCGTTCGGCATCCTCACCCGCCGCACGATCAATGACCGGCTGGCGCCGGGGGTTGCGCTGGCGGCACCGCTAATCTGTTTGGGCATCGATACATGGCAGGCAGCACTCTTCGGCAACTATCGGGTCGGGCTTGAATTGCTGATCATCAATGGCGCAATCACCTTTGCGGGTTTGTGGATGATTTCAAAATCGGGTGGGCGGGATCGTAAATTGAATGCCGAGACCGAATGCTCACCCCTGCAATGA
- a CDS encoding glutathione S-transferase N-terminal domain-containing protein, with translation MKLYINQTSPYARKVRVVVKEKRLDTRVKLFDVDPWKAPAALREISPLSRVPVLVTDESQVLTESDAISRYLDERFPAPLMLPQDFAERTEVVSRMGLMQGMIDSAFDAVIELRRPASQQSADLIARQQRAVERGLDVVAAWPRPANRFDLGDVSLACLLGYLDFRHPAIAWRASWPAMASWFDAASQRPSMAGTAPDVPV, from the coding sequence ATGAAGCTATACATCAATCAGACTTCTCCCTATGCGCGAAAAGTGCGGGTGGTGGTAAAAGAAAAGCGACTCGATACCCGCGTCAAGCTATTTGATGTCGATCCATGGAAGGCGCCGGCGGCGCTGCGCGAGATTTCACCGCTGTCGAGGGTGCCGGTGCTGGTGACAGACGAGAGCCAGGTGCTCACCGAGAGCGACGCCATCAGCCGCTATCTCGACGAGCGATTCCCCGCGCCACTAATGCTGCCCCAGGATTTCGCCGAACGCACCGAGGTCGTTTCGCGCATGGGGCTGATGCAAGGCATGATCGATTCCGCGTTCGATGCGGTCATTGAATTACGCCGCCCGGCTTCGCAACAGTCGGCCGACTTGATTGCACGCCAGCAGCGCGCGGTCGAGCGCGGGCTGGACGTCGTTGCCGCATGGCCGCGGCCGGCGAATCGGTTCGACCTCGGCGATGTGAGTCTCGCGTGCCTGCTCGGGTACCTGGATTTTCGCCATCCGGCCATCGCCTGGCGTGCGAGTTGGCCGGCAATGGCATCGTGGTTTGACGCGGCAAGCCAGCGCCCATCGATGGCAGGTACCGCGCCCGATGTTCCGGTTTGA
- a CDS encoding metal-dependent hydrolase, with translation MKLISRIACAAFACLLTGAIAQTAPAKKVEVQWLGQATVKITTPGGKIIVIDPWVTSNPKTPAAYKDLDALGKADAILVTHAHFDHWADAPALAAKTGAKIYGPAGLGASATRLGIVPGDAMPGFNKSGTLTPVGPGVKVIAVRAEHSSELSWKNPATGKDEMHVGGEPLGFIIELENGFKIYHMGDTGLFGDMKLIGEYYKPDLILIPIGGNFTMDPKDAAFATREFLKPKFAIPIHYGTFPLLKGTPAEYMDALGKTATKVFPINPGDKLEF, from the coding sequence ATGAAACTGATTTCAAGAATTGCCTGCGCCGCGTTCGCGTGCCTGCTGACCGGCGCAATCGCGCAGACCGCGCCCGCCAAGAAAGTTGAAGTGCAGTGGCTCGGTCAGGCGACGGTCAAAATTACCACGCCCGGCGGAAAAATTATCGTCATTGATCCGTGGGTGACGAGCAATCCGAAAACACCGGCGGCGTACAAGGATCTCGATGCACTCGGCAAGGCCGATGCCATCCTCGTGACGCATGCGCATTTCGATCATTGGGCCGATGCGCCGGCGCTGGCGGCAAAGACCGGCGCGAAGATTTATGGCCCGGCGGGATTGGGCGCATCCGCGACGCGTTTGGGCATCGTGCCCGGTGATGCGATGCCGGGCTTCAACAAGAGCGGCACGCTGACGCCCGTTGGCCCCGGCGTGAAAGTGATCGCCGTGCGCGCCGAGCACTCTTCCGAACTGTCGTGGAAAAACCCGGCCACCGGCAAGGATGAAATGCATGTCGGCGGCGAGCCGCTGGGATTCATCATCGAGCTGGAGAACGGATTCAAGATTTATCACATGGGCGACACCGGCCTGTTCGGTGACATGAAGCTGATCGGCGAATACTACAAACCCGATCTCATCCTGATTCCGATCGGTGGCAATTTCACCATGGACCCGAAAGATGCCGCGTTCGCGACGCGCGAATTTCTGAAGCCGAAGTTCGCGATTCCGATTCACTACGGCACGTTTCCCCTGCTGAAGGGCACGCCAGCGGAATACATGGACGCGCTGGGCAAAACGGCGACCAAAGTGTTTCCCATCAATCCTGGCGACAAGCTGGAGTTTTGA